A region of the Kribbella sp. NBC_01245 genome:
GTCGGCTGCCGCCAATTGGCCGACCGTCTCGAGTCCGAGTTCGGCCAGGTTCTTCGTCATTCGCGGGCCGATTCCCCACAGCTCGCGCACCGGGCGATGCGCCATCACCTCGGCCCAGTTCGCGACCGTCAGCCGGTAGACGCCGGCCGGTTTCCCGAAGCCCGTCGCGATCTTCGCCCGGACCTTGCTGTCGCCGATGCCGATCGAGCAGGACAACCCGGTTCGGGTCTGCACGGCCGCGCGCAGCTCGTTCGCCAGCTGCTCGGGGTCATCCGTGCTCGCACCGACGAACGCCTCGTCCCAGCCGAGCACCTCGACCACCACCGGGAACGACCTCAGCACGGCCATCACCTCGGCCGAGGCAGCGTCGTACGCCGCGGGGTCCGACGGCAGGAAGACCGCTTCCGGGCATTTGCGGGCGGCCATCCGCAACGGCATGCCCGAGCCGACTCCGAAGGCGCGTGCCTCGTACGACGCGGTCGCGACGACCTGCCGGTCCTGCGTCGGATCGCCCGAACCGCCGACCACGACCGGCTTGCCGCGCAGCTCGGGACGCCGCCGAACCTCGACCGCCGCCACGAACTGGTCCAGGTCGACGTGCAGGATCCACCGGCCCGTCATACCTCAGAACTACCACGGTCGCCGGGTCTTCTTACTTTGCGTTCATTCGTCGGAATCCGCCCTCCGCCGTCCGCTCGCCTGTGCAGGTCCGTTGAGCTGAGAGGGCGGATTCCGACGAATGAACGCAAAGTAAGAAGACGCAGGGCGATCGGGTGGTTGCTTAGAGCAACTTTCGCATTTGCTGGGTGGTGACCTCGTAGCCGAGCGAGTCGTACAAGTTGATCGCTGTGCGGTTCTGGCCGAAGACGTTCAACTCCAGCCGGTCCAAGTCGCGGGCGCGGCATTCGTCCTCGGCGGCGAGCATGATCGCGCGACCATAGCCACGGCCGCGCTGGTCCGCATCGACCAGCAGCATGTAGATGAAGGCCGACTTGCCGTTCTTGACGTGGATCCACAGCGATCCGACCGGTTCGCCTTCGTCCAGGGCGAACCAGAGCAGGTGCTCCGTGGTGCTGACGCCGTCCGGCAGCAGCCGGTCGTAATGCCCGCCGGCCATGTCGCTCGCGGCCTTGGCGTCCAGGCCGTTCGCCGAGGCGAGACTGGCGGTGTAGTCGATCAGGGAGATCTCTCGCCACGGCCCGAACTCCGCCTCGGTCATCAGGCGGAGAGTGACGGCGGGCAAGGTCTTCTCGGTGCTCACCCGCAGACCTTAGCCAGCTCTCAGGCCCTTGTCAGCGTTTCCTTGTGATACCGGAAGAATCCCGATTCGGTCACGGTCCAGCCGTAAAGGGCCCAGCTCAAGGGTTAACCCGCACCGAATCCCTTCCGTTCTCCGATGGTGCTCCCCTAGGGTCACAAACGATTACGCCTCCGTACCGGGATCGCGGCCACCGTCCGTGCCGCCCGCCGACGGAGGCGCTGCTACAAGCCGGCCCGGCGCTGAACAGCTCCGGACGGCTGATCCCAGGAGGAGGGACATCGTGCGCGTGAACCACGCACGTACGACAGCGATCGGGGTGTTGAGCTTCGCCGTGGTGGTGGGCCTCGGCCAGCTCCCGCAGTCTGTCGCTACAACAAAGGCACCGGAGACCGGTGGTCAGGAAGCACCGAGCGCGATCAAGGCCGAGTCCGACGAGCTGCCCAACACGCTCGAGGACAAGCGCCGCGAGCTGCGCGAGGAGGCACTGACCGAGGTGCTCAGCGGCCGGGCCAAGGTCGAGAAGCGGGGCCCCAGCAAGGTCGTCAAGGTCGGCTCGGAGATCGACCAGCCGGCCGCCCGCAGCAAGAGCGGCAAGACGACCGCCGCGACGACGGGTCAGGACCAGTACGTCGAGCTGGCGCGGGAGAAGACCGACAAGATCTTCGTCATCCTGACCGAGTTCGGCGACCAGCGGCACCCGAACTACCCCGACATCAGCGTCGACCCGAACACACCGGGCCCGACCGTCTTCAACGGGCCGCTGCACAACGCGATCCCGGAGCCGGACCGCGCGGTCGACAACTCGACCATCTGGCAGAGCGACTTCTCGGCCGACTACTTCCGCAACCTCTACTTCGGTAAGGGCGCTGGCGTCGAGTCGGTCAAGACCTACTACGAGGCGCAGTCCTCGGGGCGGTACAGCGTCGACGGCCTGGTCTCGGACTGGGTGAAGGTGCCCTACAACGAGGCTCGCTACGGCCGCTCGAACGGCTACCCGTGCTTCGCGTCCAACTGCACCAACGTGTGGCAGCTGGTCAAGGACGGCCTGGACTCCTGGGTCGCGCAGCAGAAGGCCGCCGGCAAGACCGACGAGCAGATCAAGGCCGCGCTGGCGTCGTACGACGTCTGGGACCGGTTCGACTTCGACCACGACGGCAACTTCAACGAGCCCGACGGGTACATCGACCACTTCCAGATCGTGCACTCGGGTGGTGACCAGGCCGATGGCGACCCGTACCAGGGTGAGGACGCCATCTGGTCGCACCGCTGGGCCGCGTTCCAGAACAACACCACCGGACCCGAGAACAACAAGAACGGTGGCGCCCAGATCGGCACCACCGGCCTGTGGGTCCGCGATTACACCATTCAGCCCGAGAACGGCGGACTCAGCGTCTTCGCGCACGAGTACGGCCACGACCTCGGTCTGCCCGACCACTACGACACCTCGGGTCTGCCCAACCAGAACCCGGTGAACTGGTGGAGCGTGATGGCGCAGTCGCGCGCCGGCGCCAAGGGGGACCAGGGCATCGGCCAGCGTCCGCAGGACCTCGGTACCTGGGACAAGCTGCAGCTCGGCTGGCTCGACTACGAGACCGTGGTCGCGGGCCAGGACGTCAAGATCGACCTCGGCCCGCACGAGTTCAACTCGGCCAAGGCCCAGGGCGTCGTCGTCGTACTGCCCAAGAAGAAGGTCACCACCGACCTCGCCGTACCGCCGGTCGGTACCAAGAGCTGGTGGAGCACCAAGGGTGACGACCTGGACAACAGCCTGACCCGTTCGGTCACGCTGCCCGCGGGCGCCGCCTCGCTGGACTTCCAGGCCTGGTGGAAGATCGAGGACTGCGGTCCCGACCCGTGTGACTACGCCTACGTCGAGGTCAACGACGGCACTGGGTTCAAGGCGATCCCGGGCACCATCACCAAGGCCGCCGAGGGCAACGGTATCGACGGCGACAGCGAAGGCTGGAAGCCGGCCAAGTTCGACCTGTCGGCTTTCGCCGGCAAGACGATCGACATCCGCTTCCGCTACCTCACCGATGGCGCGGCGCAGGAGCTCGGCTTCTTCGTCGACGACATCAAGCTCACCGCCGGTGGTACGACGGTGTTCGAGGACGGCGCCGAGGCCGGCGCCAACGGATGGACCGTCAAGGGCTTCACGGCTGCCGGTGACAAGCTCGTCAACGAGTACGACAACTTCTACTTGGCGTCGAACTACACCTACAGCTCGTACAACAAATACCTGAAGACCGGGCCGTACAACTTCGTTGGTGGCGACAAGCCGGACTGGGTCGAGCACTTCCCGTACCAGGACGGTCTGCTCGTTTCGTACTGGGACACCTCCCAGCACAACAACGAGACCGCCGTGCACCCGGGTGAGGGTCAGTGGCTGCCCATTGACGCCAACCCGGCGCTCAAGGTCAACCTCGCCGGTCAGTACTGGCGTGGCCGGATCCAGGGCTACGACGCGACGTTCGGTCTGCAGAAGTCCGACTCGTTCAGCCTGACGGTGGAGGGTCGCCCGAACTACATCCGGGGCCAGGCCGCCGTGCCGGTGTTCGACGACACGAAGCAGTTCTGGACTGCGGACATGCCGTCGTACGGCGTCAAGGTGCCGGGCGTCG
Encoded here:
- a CDS encoding DNA polymerase IV is translated as MTGRWILHVDLDQFVAAVEVRRRPELRGKPVVVGGSGDPTQDRQVVATASYEARAFGVGSGMPLRMAARKCPEAVFLPSDPAAYDAASAEVMAVLRSFPVVVEVLGWDEAFVGASTDDPEQLANELRAAVQTRTGLSCSIGIGDSKVRAKIATGFGKPAGVYRLTVANWAEVMAHRPVRELWGIGPRMTKNLAELGLETVGQLAAADLDVLRQRFGPTMGGWYGALGRGEGGGEVSDVPRVAKGRSKETTFPTDLTERADVEHWVDRLAREVTSEVVADGREVLRVAVKIRYKSFYTPTKIRKLPQPTTDPAVVAATALDVLAKFDLDRPVRLLGVRVELTDPP
- a CDS encoding GNAT family N-acetyltransferase — encoded protein: MSTEKTLPAVTLRLMTEAEFGPWREISLIDYTASLASANGLDAKAASDMAGGHYDRLLPDGVSTTEHLLWFALDEGEPVGSLWIHVKNGKSAFIYMLLVDADQRGRGYGRAIMLAAEDECRARDLDRLELNVFGQNRTAINLYDSLGYEVTTQQMRKLL
- a CDS encoding immune inhibitor A domain-containing protein, which gives rise to MRVNHARTTAIGVLSFAVVVGLGQLPQSVATTKAPETGGQEAPSAIKAESDELPNTLEDKRRELREEALTEVLSGRAKVEKRGPSKVVKVGSEIDQPAARSKSGKTTAATTGQDQYVELAREKTDKIFVILTEFGDQRHPNYPDISVDPNTPGPTVFNGPLHNAIPEPDRAVDNSTIWQSDFSADYFRNLYFGKGAGVESVKTYYEAQSSGRYSVDGLVSDWVKVPYNEARYGRSNGYPCFASNCTNVWQLVKDGLDSWVAQQKAAGKTDEQIKAALASYDVWDRFDFDHDGNFNEPDGYIDHFQIVHSGGDQADGDPYQGEDAIWSHRWAAFQNNTTGPENNKNGGAQIGTTGLWVRDYTIQPENGGLSVFAHEYGHDLGLPDHYDTSGLPNQNPVNWWSVMAQSRAGAKGDQGIGQRPQDLGTWDKLQLGWLDYETVVAGQDVKIDLGPHEFNSAKAQGVVVVLPKKKVTTDLAVPPVGTKSWWSTKGDDLDNSLTRSVTLPAGAASLDFQAWWKIEDCGPDPCDYAYVEVNDGTGFKAIPGTITKAAEGNGIDGDSEGWKPAKFDLSAFAGKTIDIRFRYLTDGAAQELGFFVDDIKLTAGGTTVFEDGAEAGANGWTVKGFTAAGDKLVNEYDNFYLASNYTYSSYNKYLKTGPYNFVGGDKPDWVEHFPYQDGLLVSYWDTSQHNNETAVHPGEGQWLPIDANPALKVNLAGQYWRGRIQGYDATFGLQKSDSFSLTVEGRPNYIRGQAAVPVFDDTKQFWTADMPSYGVKVPGVGVKIKVLSQSGTSMKIRVFK